The region TTGCGCGCCATGCTCGTGTTCTCCAAGGACCTCGCCAGCATCGAGTTCCTTCCCGACGACAAAGGCTTTCGCGCTGCTCACTTGAAGTTCAAGAGCCCCGCCGGCGCGCTCGAGGTCAAGAACAATCTTGACGGCAAGTCCAATCACTCCAACGACGCCGACATCATTGTCGAGATCATTGGCCCGACGAGCCCCTCGTCCATGGGCAAACGATATCCGAGCGACGCGACCCTCCCGGTTGGCACACCCGCAACGGTCTCTGGCGGCCCCCCGACTGCGCCGTCGTCGCGCCAGCAGTCGCGATTCAACAGTCACTTCCACACTATTGAGAAAACAGCGGTGGGAAATGGCGCATACGCTGGTGACTTTCGAACGGCAGACGGCCGTTTTGACGTCTTTGGTCCTCAGTCGCCCATCGGAACGCACCCGAACGAGCGCAACGGCATGCTGGGCAAGTCGATGATTGACGCCACGaatgacgatgaggacaCGGCGCAGCTTCTCGGGAAAACCCACCTGTTTGCCGAGAGCGGCCTGCAACGCCGACAGACTGCTCCCCACATCCCTATCACGTCGCGCATGGCAAATATGTCTCTGAACATCAACACGCAGTCTGTCCAACCAATCGGTCAGTATGGTAATCACCAGGGCTTCGCCACCATGTCGCCAAGCATGATGACCTCGGTCGGCGGATTTCCCCTACCCCAACAATACAGGACACACATGCCGCCCGCTAACCCAGCCGATCAAAACCCGCCCTGCAATACCCTCTATGTTGGCAATCTACCGGTCGATACGTCCGAAGAGGAGCTCAAACAGCTGTTCTCGAAACAGCGGGGTTACAAACGGCTTTGTTTCCGCACCAAGCAGAACGGACCCATGTGCTTTGTAGAGTTTGAGAACATCACCTTTGCAACAAAGGCGCTCAATGAGCTGTACGGTTTCCAGCTCCACAACAGTGTCAAGGGAGGAATCCGTCTGAGCTTCTCCAAGAACCCGCTTGGTGTTCGCACAGGTCAAGTGCCCGGCCAAAGCGGTCAAGGAGCACTGAATGGGCCGAACGGGGGACACGTCGGAGCCAACGGCTTCACCACAGCCAGCGGGCCGCCCCCAGGTCTCCCGACACAGCCTCCTCCAGGTTTGGGCCTGAACAGAGCCGGGTTCTCGAGCTCGCCCGGGCTTTCCAACCCGTACTCGTCTCCGACCTACTCGAGTCCCTCCACAGATGTTTATGATCAGTggaacaacaacctcatgtacggcaacggcaacagcGCACACATGATGGGCGCCAACGGCAACAACGGGTACATGATGGGCTCGAGCGCGACCTATCCAAGCCATATGATGGGTAGATGAGTGCCTCCTGATCATGCCGTCAACAGAACATGATGTTTCGCTTGCTATTTCGGTTTATCATCTCGCATGTTACCACAGCGACTGGGCCTTCTGCTCTTTCCAAGTGTCTTGGTCCGTGGCATTGCGTGGCATGGCCTCGGTGTTGGGTGAAAAGCGGCTTGACTTGTTGCTGATTGCATCAAATTGGTGTCTTTGCAATTGTTGTTGGGAGGAAAGCAAGGTTTCGACTGGCGTCTCTCGAATTTTTTTCTCCATTCTTCAATCCCCCCCGCTGGCATGATTATCACCATACAGCGCCTGTTGCATTTTTCGGTACTCTTTTATGTGTTTATTTGTTTATTTTTGTTCATTTCGAGGGGCACAAgggagttttttttttttttttttttttttttttagagaGTGATATCATCATTATACCAGACGCATTGGGAGAGTGCTTTTGGCTTTTTCCGGCCCTCCTTTGGGGCGATTTGTCCTCACGGCACAATCGGCTCTTGGTTTCACGCATTACAACACCACCATACTGTCAAAGCGGCGGCGTAAAGGGGTCAGGGAGGAAAGGGTGGGTGGGGGTAATCATGGCCAGTGGCGTATAGCATCGGTTCATCATTACACCAAACAAGCGAAGCATATTCTGGTGACATGCATTTTGTTGAagggttttcttttttttttgttttttcttttttttttttttgagggAGTTCTGGTAAAGTTGATGTGGCTTTTACACACCTGGGTGGGAAGCGGGATTTGTCTTTCCAGAATTTCTGTTAAAGCAAGGGCAATGGGGGAGGTTAGGAATCGGATATAGGAGgtgggaggtttgggggtgggtgttgggaaaagaaggagtTGTGGTTTGTTTGTAACCTGTACGACTGCAATGTTAGTTGGGAAGGGGAtatcaaaacaaaaaggaGGCCGGTGGGTtaggaaagggggaggggaaacTCGATTCAAAATGcggaaaaaaagaaaaacaagaaaaatcATCTCAACACGCAAACATACGGGACCACCATAGTACGGAACCACAACACGCACATCTTGGGATAACTGGTAAAAGAATTGGCACGGGAAAGGAGGGGAAAGCACTTGATACATACtctattctttttttctttcttttttttctttttttgctcTTTTCTACACATACAAAACGGATCGCATGCAAAGGATTTTTCCGCACAACACTGGTTtcattgttttttttgggttggaTGGTTTTTGCATTCGAGATGGCCATTTGACCCGGGTTGCTGTTATTTTTGTCGTTCTTCTCCAGAGCACTCGCTGCTCTGTCTTTTTTTGGCCTTCCTGTTGTGAAAGCTTCTTTGAGAGCGATGGCAGACAATACATTCCAAGTGGCTACGCATAACTTTGGAGGATACCCTAGTGTCAGCAATGCCATATAAGCGGTTGCTTCTTGTGACAACTGTTTGTTTTCATAGCCGTGGTGTTTTGAAACTTGGTGTGATTTGCGTTCAGTATGTTTGTGCATCTAGTACAGGCCGATGAGCTGTCGTGGTGGTGAATGGCGGTGTCTTTTAGGTTCTAACGGTTATGCTATGCGTCTCTGTCGTGAAGAGAGTTAAGAATTAAATAGGATGAATGCCTCGAAGGTTAGGTAGATAGATGTATAATTTTCAATATGTTAAATGCCATCTTGATCAGAGGACCTCGGAATCATGGTTACCTGCTTGGGGGGTGTCTTGAGAAGCTCGTCCACGATTTCTACAGATTACTAGACCGTCTTTAAATCCTTTTCAACCCTTCATACCAGCCTCTTGATTATCTATTTGGGACCCATGATCAAAGAGAGGCCGCCTAATTTAAGTGATAAAGCGACACGGTGGGGAATATGGAATTATTAGGACGTGGGAGAAGATATGCCCAGAAAACTCAGGCTTAGGAGGTCTTCATCAGCCATTACACAACCACGATTCTCGGACGCTGAAATCTCAGCAAAAAGTATGACATCAGCAGCACAATATCATCGGCCTAGAtttgcaaaaaaaaaagcaagaaaaaaaaagaagagggtatatatatatactcGGAAACAAACCTTCCCAACAAGGCTTGACAGCCAACATGAACAAAACACATCATCAAACAAACGCACCGCTCTGCTCAAGTCACAACTCAAACCCCTTCCCGCCACCTTATAAACCCCCGCTCAGTTCACCTcacctcgccttcttcccgAGTACATAAATCCCCCACAAATCCCTCACTACCCCCACCCAACCCGCCAGGCTCTTCATCACATTCATCATCCCAATATACCTCCAAACAAAactctccaccctctcaaAATCCTCCGCGTAGACTTCCCAAACCGCCtgcaccctctccccctcccccccggggCTCGTCGGCGCCTCAGCAACCAGCCTCGTgactccatcctccccctccacaaccctcaTCTTCGGCCCAACAACCAACGCCCTTCCCCTGATGCCCTCATCAGCCATAAGCCTCGTCCCGGCATCAACCACGTCCCCCAACTCGGCCTTTGGCGCCCCAGCCAGCAAGGCGATCCCGCTCGCCGGTAGAAGAGGTGTGTCCACAAAGTAAGGGTTCACACAattcaccctcacccccctcgtCCAGCTCGTCCCCCTCAGCGCCCTGAACAGTCCCATAACCCCGTGCTTGGAGGCGGTATATTCAGTCTGTCCCGGCAAGGGGGCAATGCCGGCGATGCTGCTGACGAGCAGGATATGTCTGTCCCTCCCTGTCCCGTTCCGAGGGAGGTAGAACATGGCCAGGTGGACCGTGTACGCCACACCCGTGAGGTTcacctccagcaccttcAACCTCGGCTCCTCCGGCTCGCTGTTTTCTGTTTTGCTGCCGTTGCGGCGGGGGGAGTCGAAGCTGTTGTCcatgtccaccacccccgcgGCGGCGACTACACCTTCTATGCCCCCCGTGGGGGAGTTGGCGACGGCGAACTTGAAGAGGGAGAGCTGGTCGGTCCAGGAGGTGACGTcgcagtggtggtggtggaaggttTGGGTTGGGTAGGCGGTGCGTAGCTCGGCGACGAGGGCGAGGCCTAGGCTGTCGTTGACGTCGCCTATGAAGATGTGAGACCCAAAACTTGCCCAGTGCCGGGCGAAGGCTGCGCCGAAGCCGGAGGCGCcgccggtgatgaggatTGTTTTGCccgagagggaggtggtggagtagggggcggtggtgtcgaCTGGGGAGGATTGGCGGACTTGGGAGACGATGGACCAGGAGCCGTCGTCTTGGTCGGTGGTGAAGACCATGGTTTGAGATtcgggggagggtgttgtaTCCGAGAGGGGAGTTAGCAATGAGGTTCATGTGGCAGTAGGGAGGTGACATATGGGCATCAATGGTCCACCGCCAATCTCAGCCTCACCATTCCGGCCGAGGAGCTAGACCATGGACttgagagggggaaaagggggggtggaggggggtaaCATACACGTATATACTAGTCCAGACCAAGTGACAAATCTTCACGATGGACCAAAAGATAACGTGACAGAACAAGCTCAAAACATCaccagaaaagaaaaaccagAACCAGTTAGATTAAATGAAGCCTGAAGTAGTTATATGTGAAAGCCCTCTGGTGGGTCAACCCATGCGCCGCCCCCAATGATAGACATCCAAGCCATCCTTGCTTATCACCAGTTGTCAGCAGCCAAAGAGGATCCAACCTGCAAGGGTGTGCGCAAATGCAAGATGTGCAGGGGATATGACAAGCGGGACTTGCATTTTCGGGAATAGCCCATCcgaaaagataaaaaaaaaccaacctGCTCGAGATACTACCATCGCTGTGTCTAGCATCTCACAATTGGGGCCGTGTTACCCATCCACAACACCAATCCACTGGTAAACACGTCGCACAAAAAATTAGCTTTTCCCttggaagggaggggggttgtgatgTAACCCGCCTATAAGCCATGTAAACTGGGTACCTATCCTTAATCCTTTTTATCGGTGTGGCTGTTGTACGCTAGGAACAAAAAAAGTGGTGATTTACGAGTAGCTGAAAAAAGGCTGGCCGCCACGAATTTTCTGTTGAGAATACAACCCGACAGCGGCAGGATCTAGCCGTGACTCAGCTGACATACATCAGAGACTCATCAGAgaccgaaaaaaaaaaaaaactgaCATTTTACCAAGACGAGACATTCGCGGGCTGATATAATACTCCCCGGGCTTATCTCCGTGATATTGACGGGTGTGGagttttttgtttctttaaAAAGGCAGAGCAAGATCCAGTCGGGCAGGTGCTTCAATTTTCGGCTTTCAACAACAATCGCTTGTCTTTCTCGGCCCGTGGGCGGCTTGTTGGATCGGCTTTGGCCGCGGTGAAGGTGTGGAATTGTAAGTAGGGGGATTCAATTGGGCACTCGGTGCAATCTTTTGCCCGGATGTTGTTCATCCATTTGACTGCCCCGCCCGACGTTGAAGATGATGTCAAAAGTTCACAACCACCGGCCTCGAAGAGATGGAATCCCAGCCCTATGGTGTCCCCAGTGCCCCACGGCCCGCTTGTCTGGCGGGACCCCTGCGCTAAGTCCCGCTGCGGTTAGCGAGACGTCACCCGGGCACCCCACCCACGTTTCCCAGCGTGTGTCCAGTCCGATTGCGGGGCATTGGCGGGGCCCCGGGCGAGATGGAACGGCGAGCGACAAAAAGTTCAAAACCTGGGGGGCGACTGACTCACCTAAtgtttcccccccttcataTATCCAGTACCTAGTGTCGCCGGTCGGGGAGTTTTTCCACTTCTTTTTAGACTCGAGCTGATATATACCTCCTAAATCTACCCAACATGTCTCAATTGCCCGTTAAGAACGTCGGTACGTCCCTCTGCGCGCGTCCCTGAGCTTTGGTTTACCCCGCCATCGTCCGAGAAACCTTGAGAACTGACGGTTACCCCTGAACAGGTGTGCTCGGCTGCACTGGTTCGGTCGGCCAGCGCTtcatcctgctcctccagcagcacccgTCGCTCAAGCTCGTAGGCTTGGGTGCCTCGTCTCGATCCGCCGGGAAGAAG is a window of Podospora pseudopauciseta strain CBS 411.78 chromosome 1, whole genome shotgun sequence DNA encoding:
- a CDS encoding hypothetical protein (EggNog:ENOG503NZM5; COG:Q), whose translation is MVFTTDQDDGSWSIVSQVRQSSPVDTTAPYSTTSLSGKTILITGGASGFGAAFARHWASFGSHIFIGDVNDSLGLALVAELRTAYPTQTFHHHHCDVTSWTDQLSLFKFAVANSPTGGIEGVVAAAGVVDMDNSFDSPRRNGSKTENSEPEEPRLKVLEVNLTGVAYTVHLAMFYLPRNGTGRDRHILLVSSIAGIAPLPGQTEYTASKHGVMGLFRALRGTSWTRGVRVNCVNPYFVDTPLLPASGIALLAGAPKAELGDVVDAGTRLMADEGIRGRALVVGPKMRVVEGEDGVTRLVAEAPTSPGGEGERVQAVWEVYAEDFERVESFVWRYIGMMNVMKSLAGWVGVVRDLWGIYVLGKKAR
- the WHI3 gene encoding cell cycle RNA binding protein whi3 (COG:A; EggNog:ENOG503NZVS), with product MPGDQNSVGASSNGPAPTPQSFASLTSNGNGVKSYLATTAASANYAMAASSFLPAQHRTPAIGSGLGTYPPALPKADSFDANGNGHATTPLGTPFSTTPPTLSAAVIRNLPNDTDEKLLRAMLVFSKDLASIEFLPDDKGFRAAHLKFKSPAGALEVKNNLDGKSNHSNDADIIVEIIGPTSPSSMGKRYPSDATLPVGTPATVSGGPPTAPSSRQQSRFNSHFHTIEKTAVGNGAYAGDFRTADGRFDVFGPQSPIGTHPNERNGMLGKSMIDATNDDEDTAQLLGKTHLFAESGLQRRQTAPHIPITSRMANMSLNINTQSVQPIGQYGNHQGFATMSPSMMTSVGGFPLPQQYRTHMPPANPADQNPPCNTLYVGNLPVDTSEEELKQLFSKQRGYKRLCFRTKQNGPMCFVEFENITFATKALNELYGFQLHNSVKGGIRLSFSKNPLGVRTGQVPGQSGQGALNGPNGGHVGANGFTTASGPPPGLPTQPPPGLGLNRAGFSSSPGLSNPYSSPTYSSPSTDVYDQWNNNLMYGNGNSAHMMGANGNNGYMMGSSATYPSHMMGR